The Brevundimonas sp. SORGH_AS_0993 genome segment CTACAGTCAGACCTTGACGGCCAGCGGCGGCACGACGCCTTACCGTTACACCGTGACCGGCGCCTTGCCACCCGGCATCACGCTGGCGTCCAACGGCGTGCTGTCGGGGACGCCCACGGCGCGCGGCAGTTTCAACTTCACGATCACCGCAACGGACAGTTCGACGGGAGCGGGTCCCTACAACGGCTCGCAGGCCTATTCCCTCAAGGTCAATGCGCCTCCGCTGACGCTATCTCCCCTCAGTCTGCCCGACGGACAGGCCGGGGCCGCTTACGGACAGACATTGAATTCCACGGGCGGCGTGACCCCGTACCTCTATACGATCTCGGAGGGCGCGCTTCCCGCCGGCCTGACCCTCAATGCTACGACCGGCGCGATCAGCGGAACGCCGACGGCCCAGGGCGCCTTCCACTTCGCCGCGAAGGTGACGGACAACGCTGCTGTCTCGATCAGTCGGGCCTATTCGATCGTCATCGCGGCGCCGACGATCGTCATTACGCCGACCACCCTGCCGGCCGGCGCGCCTGGCGTCGCCTACAGCCAGACCTTCAGCGCGACCGGCGGAACATCGCCCTATGCCTATGCGGTCAGCGCGGGCGCCCTGCCGGCGGGCCTGTCCCTGTCGTCCGCCGGCGCGCTTTCCGGCACGCCCACGGCATCGGGGGCTTTCAACTTTACCGTAACTGCGACGGATGCGACGACCGGGGCTTTGGCCCCTTATGCCGGCGCTCGGGCCTATACGCTCTTCATCAGCGCCCCGACCGTCACGATCAGCACCGCCGTCCTTCCCGCAGCGAAGGTTTCCGTCGCCTATGGTCAGACCCTGACGGCCAGCGGCGGCGTGGGGCCCTATAGGTTCGGCGTAACGGCGGGGACGTTGCCGGCCGGCGTCAGCCTGTCTTCGGCTGGAATGCTTAGCGGTTCGCCGACGCAAGGCGGCAATTTCGATTTCACCGTCACGGCGATGGATTCGTCGGGAGGGACTGGGCCGTTCAGCGCCAGTCGGGCCCTGACCCTGACGGTCGATGCCCCCACCATCGCCCTGACGCCCAACGGCTTGCCGAACGCCAGCGTGGGAGCCGCCTATAGCCAAAGCGTCACCGCCACAGGCGGCGTCGCGCCCTACAGCTATGCCGTTACGGCGGGCGCCCTGCCGGCCGGCGTGACCTTGGCGACGAACGGCGTGCTCTCCGGGACCCCGACGGCGGGAGGAAGTTTCAGCGTCACAATCACCGCGACCGACAACTCGACCGGAAGCGGCGCGCCGTTCAGCGCCAGTCGCGCCTATGCGCTGATGGTCGGGGCGGCGAAGATCACGGTCATGCCGACCACATTGGCGGGCGGTCAGGTGGGAACACCCTTCAGTCAGCAGCTTTCGGCGTCCGGCGGGACAGGTCCCTACGCCTTCGTGATCTCGGCAGGCGTTCTGCCGGCCGGTATCAGCCTGTCGTCCGCCGGCGTGATCAGCGGCACGCCGGGGCAGGGCGGTCTCTTCAACTTCAGCATCACGGCGACCGATTCATCGGGTGGCTCGGGTCCGTTTTCAGCGATCCAGGCCTATGCCTGGAGCATCGCCGCGCCGAACCCGCCGGTCGTGGGCGATGTCTCGGCGTCGGTCGGCTACGGCTCGACCAACAACCCGATCATGGCCAATCTCTCAGGCGGAACGGTCGACAGCGTCGCCGTGGCCGCCGGTCCGGCCCATGGCGTCGTGTCGGTCAGCGGGAAGGGCTTTCTCTACACGCCCGCCGCGGGCTACTTCGGCGCCGACAGCTTCACCTATACGGCGAGCAACGGCGACGGCGCCTCGGCGCCAGCCACGGCCAACATAGCGGTGGGCGCTCCGCCGGCGCCGGTCACGGCTGATCGGTCGGGCGTGACCGTGCCTTTCGCGAGTTCCGGCGTCGCGATCGATCTGTCTGGATCGATAAGCGGGGTCTACGATCAGGTCGAAGTGGCGGCCGCGCCCGCCCATGGCACGGTCAACTTCGCCGCCGCTGTGGCGACCTACCGACCGGCTGCGGACTATTTCGGCCCCGACAGCTTCAGCTTCACGGCCACCGGCCCCGGAGGAACCTCCTCGACCTCCACCGTTTCGCTGACGGTCGCCACGCCGCCTGCGCCCGCCATCACGCCTGCGCCTGCCGTCGTCGTTCCGTCTGCCAGCGGCGGGGGATCCGCCACGATTTCAGTCGATCTGAGCGCATGGACCCAGGGCGTGATCGATGGCTATCGCATCACGGCGAACGCTCGCTTCGGCTCCTCCGCGATCACCGCGTCCGTCGCTACGACCACGTCCCAATCGGTTGGGGCGCAGGCGGCCGGACCTCAGACTGCGTCGACCTTCCAACTGGCTTACACGCCCGACGCCAACTTCATCGGGACCGAAACGGTGACGGTCGTGGCCTTCGGTCCCGGCGGGGACTCCGCGCCGGCGACCTTCACCTTCCTGGTGGCGGGCAAGGCGCCGGACCTTTCGGGCAGCATCGCTTCCAGCGGAACCCTGACCGTGTCGCCCACCGCGACCCTGATCGGCGGTCCGTTCCAGGCGTTGCAGATCACCCGCCAGCCGGCTTTCGGCACGGCGACGGTCCAGGGGTTGAACATCGTGTTCACGCCGGGTGTCGCCAACGGCGGAACAACCTCGCTGGACTATGTCATCGACCTGCCGTTCGGGTCTTCGGCGGCGGGTCGGCTCGACCTGACGGTCGGTCAGATTCCCGCGTCCCAGGCGCTGGTCGCCGATACCATCCAAGGCCGTCCGGTCACGGTCCGCATCAGCAATGCGGCCGGCGACCCCTTCACTGGCGCGGCGGCGGTTTCGATCTCACCGACCGCAGCCGGTTCGGCGGCGATCGTCGGAACGGGGGGAACCTACGATCTGACGTTCACGCCGCAAGGGACGTTCTCGGGGCAGGCGGTCGTCGGCTTCACCCTGACCAACGTCAACGGAACCTCGATGGGAACCCTGACGGTGACGGTCGCTGCACGCCCGGACCCTTCGTTGGATCCGGACGTCCGAGGCATGGCGGCGGGCCAGATCACCGCTGCGCGCCGGTTCTCCAGCGCCCAGGTCGATAATTTTCGGCGCCGTCTGGAAAGCCTGCGGGACGGCTCGAACGATTCGCGCAACGGTCTGAGCCTGAACGTCGGCGGTCTCGGCGGACGGGAAGACCGCGATCCCCGCGTCGCTCTGCGGCGCCAGCTGGGTCAGGATCGACGGCTGGATCCCGGGGGCCTGGGCGATGATCGCGACCGCGACATGCTGGGATTGGATTTCGGGTCCAACCGCGCCCGGCCCGCCGAGCAGACGCTGAACCAGGCCGGCCAGCCGAACGCGCCCCCGACCGGGCAGCGGGCGACCGAAGACAGTCGATCGGTAGGGGTCTGGACCTCGGGTTCGGTCGATTGGGGCCGTCAGGATGCTCAGGGTCTGCGCGACAGCCGGTTCGCCACGCAGGGGGTGACGGCAGGCGTCGACTTTCGCCTGGATGATCATCTGATCGTGGGCGGCGGTCTGGGTTACGGCGAGGACAAGACGCGGATCGGCGACAACGGCTCGACCTCCAATGGCAAGGCCGTGACCGGCGCCCTCTACGCCAGTTGGCGACCTGCCGACGGCTGGTTCGTCGATGGCGTGATGGGTATGTCCAGCCTCGACATCGACAGCCGCCGCTGGGTCGTGGGCCTGCTGGGCCAGGCGAATGGCTATGCCGACGGTGAACGCTCGGGCGTGGTGCGCTTCGCCTCGGCTTCCATCGGGCGGACCGTGCGCCGTCAGGGTCTTTCAGCCGACCTCTATGTCCGCATGGAAGGCCGCGACATCGCGCTGGACGGCTTCACAGAAACCAGCGGCGGCCTGTCGGCCCTGACCTGGGATGCGCTGGATCAGAGCGGCTTGTCGGTCAATCTGGGCGCGTCATGGCGGTGGACCCTCGAAAGCCGCCGGTTCGGCGTCCTGCGACCCACCGCGCGTATGGAGTGGTCGCACGAACTGGAGGACGTCGAGACCCAGGGCGTCCGCTATGCCGACTGGGCGGCCAGCCCGGTTTATCTTGTCCCGATGGACGGCTGGTCGCGGAACGCTCTGAACCTTGACCTCGGCGCGGAATGGTCGCTGACCGACCGGCTGATGCTGAACCTGGGCTATCGCGGCATGCTGGGCGACGCCAGCTCCAGCCATGGCGGCTTGATCGGGCTCAAATATGGGTGGTGACGGTCTTCTGAGCCGCCGCCATGCGGCGGCCACAAGCCTGGTTGTCAGCGTAAATGCGAGTAATTTACCTTCCCTCGGCGTTGGCCCGATAGAGGTGAGATCTGGGGCCGGGTCCTGTCTCGGCTGACCGAGCGGTTCCGGGGGGATCGCTTTCGACTGCCGGGTTCGGTCAGGCTGATCGGCCTGTCGCAGCCTATGATTCAGCGTTCTTTGTCGAACAGTTGAAGGCGGAGTGACGACTGGGACGGACGGACGATGTGCGGAAGGTGGCCGTCCCTCCAGGCGTCCTGCGACGCCTGGAGGTGACGATGGTGGAGCTCGTCAGGTGCGACGCGTTTCAGCGAAGCGTCCCGTCGGTGGTGAACGTCCCCGATCAAGGTCCATGCACCGACCCCGAGGGTGGTCGGTGGGCGCGGCCCCTAGGGTCCGGACTCATTTGGTCCATAGGGTGATGGCGGCGACGAGGCAGAGCCCGGCGAGATAGTTTCTGGCGGTCTTGTCGTATCGGGTGGCGACGGCGCGGAAGTCCTTGAGGCGGCAGAAGGCGCGTTCGACGTCGTTGCGGAGCTTGTAGGCGGCGGGGTCGAAGGGGTGTCGGTTCACGCGGTTGATCGTGTTGGGGATCACCGGGGTCGTGCCGCGTTCGCTGAGCAGGCGGCGCAGGGCGTCGCGGTCTAGGCGCGGTCGGCCAACAGGCTCTGGCTGGGTCGGGCGGCGAGGATCAGGTCGGGGGCCGCGACGATGTCGGACGCCTGGCCGGGCGAGAGCTGGAGCACACGGGGCCGCCCGGCCTCATCCACCAGCAGATGGACCTTGGTGGTGCGGCCGCCGCGCGAACGGCCTATGGCCTGGAACGCGCCCCCCCTTTTGCGCCCGCCGCCGAGCGGTGCGCCTTGACCGAGGTCGAGTCGATCATCGCCACGACCGGCGGATCGGCCTCTGCGTTCAGCGCCGTCAGGATCCGCTGCCACAGGCCCCGCTTGCTCCAGCGGTTATAGCGATTGAACACCGTTGTGTACGGCCCATAGACATCCGGAAGCGCCCGCCAGGGACAGCCCTCGCGCAGCCGATGCACGATCCCCGAGATCACCCGACGATCATCCACCCGGCGCTTGCCCGTGTAGACCTTGGGCATGTGCGGCTCGATCACCGCCCACTGGGCGTCCGAGAGCCAAAAGTGATCCGCCATGTCAAAGCCTCCTCAGAAGCTTGAATCACAGCAGATCAATCAACTCAATTGGGTACGGACCCTAGTTCACGACCCCAAAAAGGAACTGTGGCGGGTCACAGGGGGATGGCGGGGCCGGTTTTCCCATGCCCTGTATTTCGATCCCCGGGACCCGGCCTCGGCGTGCTGGAATCCCCTGGCGGAAATCCGGCCGGGACCGGGGGAGCTGGCTCAGTTCCAGAGACTGGTGGCGATCCTCTCCGATCCCGGTGGCGC includes the following:
- a CDS encoding putative Ig domain-containing protein; amino-acid sequence: MSLSRASDTPISVDFTTADGTATVADGDYAATSGTLTFLPGDRFKQIAVFINGDLRAEADETFFVNLSGATNATIARGQGTLTIRNDDIAPTVTQITPPQGPTAGGTSIAIRGMGFSNVSGPSGVRFGSAQATGYVVNSNTEIVAVAPALPAGVVDVTVTNAAGVSATSAASTYTYVAAPTVTAISPTAGPRNGGTIVTLAGTGFASAAGTGTVRFGTAVAAYTVDSDTQITATAPSGTGVVDVTVTTPGGTSATSSADRFTYVARPTVTSVSPAQGTTAGGQSITIGGWGLTGATVVGIGAGAATGVTIVNDTQITATTPAGAAGSGDVRVTTPGGMATLSRGYTYITPPTATGQTVTTAYQTARTITLQGTDAASYAYTQPTGGAGSVSGTGPNVTFTPASGYSGTTSFTFTTTNGTGPGALQSAPATVTVTVTPAAPTVLAQPSSQLVTAGAKATFAAQASGASTVQWQESFDGGASWADIAGATSTVYTSPATTMGDDGKRFRAVFSNAGGTTASNVATLTVAAPTITITIAPTTLSSAKVGVSYSQTIIASGGTADYRFALTDGALPAGLNLSSTGVLSGTPTSGGNFTFTVKATDGSSAAGGPFSGSRAYSLTVVDATIAVGPASLPTGDVGAAYSQTLTASGGTTPYRYTVTGALPPGITLASNGVLSGTPTARGSFNFTITATDSSTGAGPYNGSQAYSLKVNAPPLTLSPLSLPDGQAGAAYGQTLNSTGGVTPYLYTISEGALPAGLTLNATTGAISGTPTAQGAFHFAAKVTDNAAVSISRAYSIVIAAPTIVITPTTLPAGAPGVAYSQTFSATGGTSPYAYAVSAGALPAGLSLSSAGALSGTPTASGAFNFTVTATDATTGALAPYAGARAYTLFISAPTVTISTAVLPAAKVSVAYGQTLTASGGVGPYRFGVTAGTLPAGVSLSSAGMLSGSPTQGGNFDFTVTAMDSSGGTGPFSASRALTLTVDAPTIALTPNGLPNASVGAAYSQSVTATGGVAPYSYAVTAGALPAGVTLATNGVLSGTPTAGGSFSVTITATDNSTGSGAPFSASRAYALMVGAAKITVMPTTLAGGQVGTPFSQQLSASGGTGPYAFVISAGVLPAGISLSSAGVISGTPGQGGLFNFSITATDSSGGSGPFSAIQAYAWSIAAPNPPVVGDVSASVGYGSTNNPIMANLSGGTVDSVAVAAGPAHGVVSVSGKGFLYTPAAGYFGADSFTYTASNGDGASAPATANIAVGAPPAPVTADRSGVTVPFASSGVAIDLSGSISGVYDQVEVAAAPAHGTVNFAAAVATYRPAADYFGPDSFSFTATGPGGTSSTSTVSLTVATPPAPAITPAPAVVVPSASGGGSATISVDLSAWTQGVIDGYRITANARFGSSAITASVATTTSQSVGAQAAGPQTASTFQLAYTPDANFIGTETVTVVAFGPGGDSAPATFTFLVAGKAPDLSGSIASSGTLTVSPTATLIGGPFQALQITRQPAFGTATVQGLNIVFTPGVANGGTTSLDYVIDLPFGSSAAGRLDLTVGQIPASQALVADTIQGRPVTVRISNAAGDPFTGAAAVSISPTAAGSAAIVGTGGTYDLTFTPQGTFSGQAVVGFTLTNVNGTSMGTLTVTVAARPDPSLDPDVRGMAAGQITAARRFSSAQVDNFRRRLESLRDGSNDSRNGLSLNVGGLGGREDRDPRVALRRQLGQDRRLDPGGLGDDRDRDMLGLDFGSNRARPAEQTLNQAGQPNAPPTGQRATEDSRSVGVWTSGSVDWGRQDAQGLRDSRFATQGVTAGVDFRLDDHLIVGGGLGYGEDKTRIGDNGSTSNGKAVTGALYASWRPADGWFVDGVMGMSSLDIDSRRWVVGLLGQANGYADGERSGVVRFASASIGRTVRRQGLSADLYVRMEGRDIALDGFTETSGGLSALTWDALDQSGLSVNLGASWRWTLESRRFGVLRPTARMEWSHELEDVETQGVRYADWAASPVYLVPMDGWSRNALNLDLGAEWSLTDRLMLNLGYRGMLGDASSSHGGLIGLKYGW